The Malaclemys terrapin pileata isolate rMalTer1 chromosome 24, rMalTer1.hap1, whole genome shotgun sequence genome contains a region encoding:
- the NFILZ gene encoding NFIL3 like protein — MESFMAPLSTLSELGLHHGKNKLLSGKVSGPSRRKREFMPDEKKDTMYWEKRRKNNEAAKRSREKRRLNDFAMESQLSALSEENALLRAELLALKLHFGLISPDVYTHQAGSIQDFLGIYLRGHKAAAPFLEVEPLTRDGCFRTNGVVPRMVEPTEFAYKGLTPPRNLQSSDPKQTLLGTQYDLNPHQPKRLESAFKSTLCSPYFNYHFLEKYTCRFPSLDNARFLATSPSMAEAGNQGTKSPLDEDDEQQVPKISPLPRGSQLCPVEDPSRGRSYSALPHKLRIKTKALSSWEESGSDSR, encoded by the coding sequence ATGGAAAGTTTTATGGCACCGCTAAGCACCCTCAGCGAGCTGGGGCTTCATCACGGCAAGAATAAACTGCTGAGCGGCAAGGTGAGCGGGCCCTCGCGGCGCAAGCGGGAGTTCATGCCCGACGAGAAGAAGGACACTATGTACTGGGAGAAGAGACGCAAGAACAACGAGGCGGCCAAACGCTCCCGGGAAAAGAGACGACTCAATGACTTTGCCATGGAGAGCCAGTTGTCGGCTCTCAGTGAGGAGAACGCCCTCCTCAGGGCCGAGCTGCTGGCCTTAAAGCTGCACTTCGGTCTCATCAGCCCGGACGTCTACACCCACCAGGCTGGTTCCATCCAGGACTTCCTGGGGATTTACCTCAGAGGGCACAAAGCAGCCGCCCCTTTCCTCGAGGTGGAGCCCTTGACCCGGGATGGCTGCTTCAGGACAAACGGCGTTGTGCCCCGCATGGTGGAGCCCACTGAGTTCGCTTACAAAGGCCTTACCCCACCCAGAAATCTCCAGAGCTCTGACCCAAAGCAGACCCTACTGGGCACCCAGTATGATCTGAACCCTCACCAGCCAAAGAGGCTCGAATCAGCCTTCAAATCCACCCTCTGCTCCCCTTACTTCAATTACCACTTTCTGGAGAAATACACTTGCCGGTTCCCTTCACTGGACAATGCCCGTTTCTTGGCCACTTCTCCCAGTATGGCTGAGGCAGGGAACCAAGGCACCAAAAGCCCATTAGATGAAGATGATGAGCAGCAAGTGCCTAAAATATCCCCTCTCCCCCGCGGCAGCCAGCTGTGCCCTGTGGAGGACCCTTCCAGGGGCCGGAGCTATTCTGCCCTGCCTCACAAACTCAGAATTAAGACTAAAGCcctcagcagctgggaggagaGTGGCTCTGACTCCCGTTGA